A window of Haloarcula marismortui ATCC 43049 genomic DNA:
CGGGCTGGTCGTGCCTGAGTCCGTAGAAGTGTCGAGGGCGTCCGCTGTGGACCTGTTCCGGCGGTTCGACCGGAGGGTCAAATGCTTCAACTGCCTCCGGATCGAGTTTCATCGACGGGTAGCCGCTCCGGACGACCGGCCCCGCATCGTCCAGCGCTATCGCAGCCACGTCGTCGCTCAGGATACGATGTCCGTCGAGCAGGCAGGCCATCGCAGTCGTCGTTTTTCCGACCCCCGACTCTCCGACGAAGGCAACTGCACGCCCGTCGATACTGACGGTACTGGCGTGCAGCACGAAGTAGCCCCGTTGATCCAGCAGGTGGTTCAACGCCGGGCCGACCAGTACGTGGCGGAGGACTTCGCTTGGCACGTCCGGAGCCGGGTCTACAGCGATGGATTTACCGTCGAGAATTCTGACCGTTGCGGCGTCGTATAGAAGGTAGTATTCGCGCTCGGTTACCGCGTGAAAGGTCGACCCGGACGCAGCAGACAGAGGGCGAGGAATCCGTTCCTCAGTGATGGTGACATCAGCCCGCCCGCCAGGCGCTGTCTCAGCGGACGGAAGCTCTGGTACGTCGAAGGCCGAGCGGACTGTCAGTCCAAAGGCTTCGTACGTGGCTGTGTTCGCCGTCGCCATCCTGCTAGTTTCCCCCTTGCGTAGTTGTCCATCTATTCCGTCCATCCTGAAACACACCCCATCTACGACACCCCTGATTCATACCAGAGCGCTTGACTGCTGTGGTGGATAAGAATGCGCTCTCTACTTCCATCACACAGCCACGAAACCATCGCGATGTATCCACTGCACGGTGCCAGTGTCGAGGACCGATAAAAGAGGGATCAGTTAGATGTGTGAACCGGCTGTGGACGTTAACTCCACTTCCCGTATCCGTCGTCGTGGTCCCACCAGTTCGTCTTCTCTTCAACAGTTCCGTACGTTTCGACCGACGGCGTTTCGTATTCCTTCATTGGTTACCTCCACGCCTGCTTTCAGATATCATTGTATTTGTTATATTATCTATTACTCTTGAATTTCCACAGAATGTGGTGTTTACTATCTGTTAGCCACGTACTTCGCGTTCCGTGAGTGCTCGGAAACGCCCAAAGTCGTCGACATCCCCGATAAGGACATCACCGTTTGACTCGACCCAAGCATGAGCCTCGAACGTATCGGACTGTGTATCCACACCGAAGCGGAGACAATGTGGGAAGTCACTCGCCTCCAGCAAGGTACTCCCGGTGAGTGCTCGCTCAAGACAATCGTAAGTGCCCGGAAGACGCGACCCTGCTGTTAAAACCGCCCAGCGTACTGACTTCGGTGCTTCAGGCTGACGATGACACGGGAGGAACTGAGAGACCGTGCCGAAACAGCGCTCTGCGTCCTCCAGCCCAACGACTGTAAGCAGTACTTTGCTCGCAACGATCAGTGCCACTGCTTCACAGAGTAATAGCTTCTGCGCCCGTGACAACGCCCTGAACTCACGGAATCGGGCTCGCATCGACCTTGATGAGTTGCTCCGCGGCAAGCGTTTTCAGAAAGCGTTCCACATCATTTGCCACTCGGTCTCTCTCGACATCGTACTCCCCGACCAGCGCCGAGACGATGTCCACTGGCTCAGTCGGTTCCTGAATTCGCTCCCAGATATCCGGGCCGACCCCTGACAGGCCCTGATACCGCCCCGTCTCGTTGTTGAGCAACACGATCTCCCCGTCGATAGTCGTAGTGACACAGTCGTCAGTTGCGACAACAGCCGACTCGAAATC
This region includes:
- a CDS encoding lasso peptide biosynthesis B2 protein, translated to MRARFREFRALSRAQKLLLCEAVALIVASKVLLTVVGLEDAERCFGTVSQFLPCHRQPEAPKSVRWAVLTAGSRLPGTYDCLERALTGSTLLEASDFPHCLRFGVDTQSDTFEAHAWVESNGDVLIGDVDDFGRFRALTEREVRG
- a CDS encoding PqqD family peptide modification chaperone; its protein translation is MVAIDFESAVVATDDCVTTTIDGEIVLLNNETGRYQGLSGVGPDIWERIQEPTEPVDIVSALVGEYDVERDRVANDVERFLKTLAAEQLIKVDASPIP